The Flavobacterium sp. 102 genomic interval TTTGTGCCAAAAGCGGCTAATAGACCTGTTTATTCATACCGACTTTCTATCATTCACTTTTGGTCACTAATCTTCATCTATATTTGGGCAGGACCACACCATTTATTGTACTCTTCTTTACCTGATTGGGCACAAAACTTGGGTGTCGTATTCTCAGTAATGTTGATTGCACCGTCTTGGGGTGGTATGATTAATGGATTATTAACCCTTCGTGGGGTTTGGGATAAAGTAAGAACTGATGCAGTATTGAAATTCTTCGTAGTAGCGATTACCGGTTACGGTATGGCAACTTTTGAAGGCCCAATGCTTTCCTTGAAAAACGTAAACGCTATTGCCCACTTTACCGATTGGATTATTGCCCACGTACACGTTGGAGCTTTAGCTTGGAACGGATTTTTATCTTTCGGTATGATTTATTGGTTGATTCCAAGAATGACTAAATCGAAATTATATTCTGAAAAATTAGCCAACTTCCACTTTTGGATTGGTACTCTAGGGATTATTCTTTATGCATTGCCAATGTATGTAGCCGGATTTACTCAGGCTTCAATGTGGAAACAATTCAAACCGGACGGCACTTTACAATATGGTAACTTCTTGGAAACGGTGACTCAAATTATGCCAATGTACTGGATGCGTGCTATCGGTGGTACTTTGTATTTAATAGGTGTAATTGTTTTGGTTTTCAACATTGTGAAAACAGTAAAACAAGGTTCAGCAATTCAAGACGAACCAGCAGAAGCTCCGGCACTAGCTGTCATTAGTCCAAACCGTTTGAAAGGTGAAAAATGGCATGCTTGGTTAGAAAGAAAACCGGTAAGATTTATGATTTACACTACCATAGCTATTTTAATTGGTGGTTTGATTCAAATTCTGCCTACTATTTTAGTAAAATCAAATATTCCAACGATTGCCGCTGTAAAACCATATACGCCGCTTGAATTACAAGGTAGGGATTTGTATATCAGAGAAGGTTGTGTAAGCTGTCACTCTCAAATGATTCGTCCTTTCCGTTCAGAAGTTGAACGTTATGGTGAATATTCTAAATCAGGTGAAAATGTTTATGACCATCCATTCCTTTGGGGTTCTAAACGTACCGGTCCGGATTTAGCAAGAGAAGGTGTTCCAGGAAAACCATTCAATGGAGGTAGAGATGATGTTTGGCATTTCAATCATATGTATGACCCGCAAAGTATTTCTCCGGGATCAATTATGCCAAGGTACCAATGGTTGATTAAAGACAAATTAGACAATTCAACATTACAAGCTAAATTGGAAGCGATGGTAACTTTAGGAGTTCCTTATTCTGAAGAAGAAGTGGCAAATGCTCTTAAAATTTCTGATGAACAAGCGTCTAAAATAGAAGCCAAATTATTAGCAAATCCGGATATCAAAAAATCTTTTGGAAATGCAACGGTTCCGTTGAAAGACAGAGAAATTGTAGCCTTGATTGCTTATCTGCAAAGATTAGGAACAGACACACAAGTAAAATCTAAAAAATAAGCGTCATGTTGAAATATGTAAAACACAATTTAGAAACGATTGCGGGTGTAGAAATCTACCCAATTATTTCTCTGACGATTTTCTTTACCGCTTTTGTCTTGTTCACCGTTTGGGCAATGACCTACAGCAAGGAAACTATCAAAAAAGTAAGTAACCTTCCGTTGGAAGACTAATTATTCCAACTTTAAAAGTATAAAAATGAAAA includes:
- the ccoN gene encoding cytochrome-c oxidase, cbb3-type subunit I codes for the protein MEMQQFQYDNKIVRNFIYASIVFGIVGMLVGLLLAFMFLFPNLTSGVSFLSFGRLRPLHTNAVIFAFVGNAMFAGVYYSMQRLLKARMFSDLLSKLHFWGWQLIIVAAAITLPLGYTTSKEYAELEWPIDIAIALIWVVFGINMIGTIIKRRERHIYVAIWFYIATFVTVAVLHIFNSFELPVSAMKSYSVYAGVQDALVQWWYGHNAVAFFLTTPFLGMMYYFVPKAANRPVYSYRLSIIHFWSLIFIYIWAGPHHLLYSSLPDWAQNLGVVFSVMLIAPSWGGMINGLLTLRGVWDKVRTDAVLKFFVVAITGYGMATFEGPMLSLKNVNAIAHFTDWIIAHVHVGALAWNGFLSFGMIYWLIPRMTKSKLYSEKLANFHFWIGTLGIILYALPMYVAGFTQASMWKQFKPDGTLQYGNFLETVTQIMPMYWMRAIGGTLYLIGVIVLVFNIVKTVKQGSAIQDEPAEAPALAVISPNRLKGEKWHAWLERKPVRFMIYTTIAILIGGLIQILPTILVKSNIPTIAAVKPYTPLELQGRDLYIREGCVSCHSQMIRPFRSEVERYGEYSKSGENVYDHPFLWGSKRTGPDLAREGVPGKPFNGGRDDVWHFNHMYDPQSISPGSIMPRYQWLIKDKLDNSTLQAKLEAMVTLGVPYSEEEVANALKISDEQASKIEAKLLANPDIKKSFGNATVPLKDREIVALIAYLQRLGTDTQVKSKK
- a CDS encoding CcoQ/FixQ family Cbb3-type cytochrome c oxidase assembly chaperone → MLKYVKHNLETIAGVEIYPIISLTIFFTAFVLFTVWAMTYSKETIKKVSNLPLED